A window of bacterium genomic DNA:
TAAATCCATGTAAATTTAAGTGTAACCTCTCAAGTGCTTTATTTTAATAGAGTTATACATACATTAAAACTTCTTCCTCATCAAAGGGACTATACTTTTTCTTGTCAACAGCCTCTTGAATGTAGAATGCACTTTCAATGAATCATTCTGTCCAACGAATATCCCTGATACCCGGGCACCAAATAATATGATTGGGGTTTTCTGGCGCGATCTAGATCCATCTGAAGAAGGTAAAATTAGTTATGAGGATTTAGGGGATAGATTTGTGGTCAGCTGGCAGGATGTGCCATTATACGGTCGGACTGAAAAAGAGACATTTCAGGCGATTTTGCATTACGATGGTCGGATTGTCTTCCAATATAAAAGCTTACAAGGTGTAGATGAGTATATCAAGGTAGGGATTGAGAATAGTCAAGGGAGAAACGGGGTGGCTATTCCTTTAGCCTCGATTAGGGATGGGAAGGCGTATGAGTTGAATCTAATAGTAACTAAGATAGAGTCACCACCGGCCCAGAAGGTAACTATTACCAGTAGGACCTCGTATGTGTATGGTAATGGTCAATTGACTGCGAGGCTGCAAGAAGAGCCGCTTGGTAGCCCGGTAAAACCCTATTACTACCATAATGACCACTTAGGCTCAGCAAGGGTGATTAGTGACAAGGATGGCAAGGTAGTGGAACAAATCTTCTATTACCCTTTTGGTGGTGGTGGACCTGTCGGTGGACCAACATTTACTGGTAAGGAGTTGGATGACAGCGGCTTATTCTACTTCGGCGCCAGATACTACGACCCGGCCTTGGGGAGGTTTATTTCACCGGATCCGGTACAGGTGCCAGGAGATAATCTTTATGTTTATTGTGCAAATAACCCGCTTCGGTATGTTGATCCTGATGGTGAATGGTTTATTCCTTTTCTAATCACTGTCTTTAAAGTTTACTCAGCTGCAAGCACAATCTATAATATCTACGAAGGGTATAAATATGGAGGTCTTGAGGGGGCATTACAGGCAGGGATGGTAAGTGCTGCCTGTTGGATGATAACCAGTGGGATAGACTTTGGAAATGAGCTGTGGCAAGATATGGCTGAGGGAGCATTAGGAGGTGCTATAAGTGGTGGCATAAGTGCCGCGGTATATGGGGGAGACTTTGGCAAGGCTATGTACCAGGGTGCAGCCTGGGGTGCTGCTGGTGGTGCATTCGGTCATTGGCTTGAGAAAAAGTGGGAAGCGTACCAGTCTGAATTATATGAAGAAGCATCTAATGAATATATTGGTAGTTTACCTAAATGGGCGGCAGATTTTGGTGGGGAAGGTGGTTATTCGGGTAGTATTGTAGCTAGCGATGCAATGGGAATATTAATTAAAACTGATAATGGATACCAACTCCTCTGGACTCCAAAAGGGAAGGAGTTGATGAGAGACCATGCTATGGGGATGATTGGAGGTGGATATGGAGGAACTATTAGAAATATAACACAACGAGGGAATTTCCTAAAATCTAGCATTAATAAATCAGGTTCATGGATGAAACAATGGCTTTCTAAAGGGAAGGTTCCACCAGGGTATCAAGTTGACCATATTAAACCGTTATCTATTGGAGGAAAAGATATTCCTGAAAATATGAGATTAAAATTAAAAATGGATCATATAAGAAGGCATATACATTATCGTCCTTGGATAAAATGAAAGGAGAAAATAAGTGGAGAAATTCTATAAAGTTTTGGTTGCTAAATATTCACCAAAAAATCGGTGTTATGCAAAAGAGGGAGAAATTTTAATAATAGCTACAGAAAGAGACAAGATGAGAGGAAAATTATACAAAGATTTCCACTTTTTTGTTGGCATTAATTCAAGAACTCCATCAATGTATGGATGGGTCAAAGAAATAAAAGACGGTATTACACCTTTGGAATTAGCAGAAAGGAACTACTATGTATTAAACAAAAAAGATATGCCGAAGGAAATAATAGATGAGGAGGTAGAAAAAATAAGGAATTTTTTATCCACTATATCGAAACAAAAAGAAGAGGATGCAATGGCTGTTTCGTATACAGATGTTGGATTCCCTCCTAATAGGAAGCGAGTGCTTAAAACTCACAAAGTATTTTTCTTCCCAGCAAGAAGTGATGCAGATGATTTTAATTACGAAACAGGGGAGGAAAAGGAGGGGTTTAAAGAAGTGAAGCAGGAAGAAAGGGGTCAGACCTCGACAGGCTGTTGACATAAAGATCACAAGAATTGGCATAAAATTTATCATCCATGGAGGAGGAGGTAAATAGTGGAAAGATATTTTAAGATTTTGGTAGCAAAGAATTCGCCAGAAAATAAATGTTTTGCAAATGATGGCGAGATTTTAGTAGTAGCTACCGATAAAGACAAGATGAAAGGAAAGTTACCTAAAGAGCATCATTTTTTTGTTGGAATTGAGACAAGAACTCCATCAAGGTACGGATGGGTTAAGGAAATAAAAGAAGGGATTACAGCTTTAGAAATAGCCAAAAAGAATTATTATGGTTTAAATAAAATAGAAATAAAAGAGGCAGATATTAGCAAAGAAGATATAGAAGAATTTGAAAAAATTTTGTCTATTGTGGCAAAAGAAAAAGAGGGAACCCCAATGGCAGCTACATATTGGGAAAGAGGTATATTCAAAAACGAAAAGAAATTGGTGCTCAAGGTTCATAAAATAAAATTCTTTGAAGCATGAAGTACAAAATTCGGAGAATTCTGGGGACACAATACTTAATTTTTATTTTTTTAAATTGTTCTTTGAAAACTAAACATCCTTAAATAATAGAGACCCAAATGCTATGAGTGCACCATTCTTCAGGGATTTGAATCCTTATGCCGGTGGTAAGATTACTTACAAGGATTTAGGTGATAAATGGGTAATGAGTTGGGAAGATGTACCATTGTACTGGCCAAGAGATAAAAAAGAGACATTTCAAGTAATACTGAATGTAGACGGTTCGATTATATTTCAGTATAAAGACCTACAACATGTAGATTCTTATGTAAAAGCAGAGATAGAAGATGAGCAAGGAAAAGAGGGAATAGGAATTAGTCAAACATCACTTGCCAAGGGCAAGGCTTATGAGATAGTGCGGGTTGTCAATAAGATAGAATCGCCACCAGCAGAGAAGGTAACTATCACCAGTAAGACCTCGTATGCCTATGGCAATGGGCAGTTATGTATTAGGGTGGAGGAAAATCCGCTTGGCAGTCCAGCAAAACCATATTACTACCATAATGACCACTTAGGCTCAGCAAGGGTGATTACTGATAAAGATGGCAAGGTAGTGGAACAAATCTTCTATTACCCTTTTGGTGGTGGAGGGGCTGTAGGTGGACCAACATTTACCGGCAAGAAGTTATACGAAGGAAGTGATGATAGTTGGAGCGGAGTGAAGAAACAAGGTGATGTCTGGAGAACGAAGATATTGAGACAGAAACCATTGAAGCAGAGATACTTTGTGGATAAGAGAAGGCACCAAAAGAGCGTCTATCCCCTGTTTGAAAGAAAACAGGGAGATTTCCTTGTGGAGTCGGATACGAGAAATCTGGATACACGGTTCTGTGGAGGGACATGAAGAACTAATCTCTCTATCTACTCCACAAACAATATTATATGAGGAGGTTACTAACATGTTTAAAATGATAAAGAAAAGTATAGTTTATTTGATTATGTTAAGTATCTTAAGTACAATGATAGGAGTAAAAATAATTCAAGCACAAGGTTTAATAGAATTTACCGCAGAAGATGGGAGGAGAAGTTCAAAACAAGATGGAAGTATGATTGTATATGAATATGGAAGTGATGCATATCCTCATTTAACTTTCCTTACAAAAACCAAAGAAGAATGGGCGACATCTAAATTAAAAACTGATATTCAACGGTGTATGATTAAATTAAATTTCTTACCAACTTCAAAACTTGCTATCTATGGAAAAGTTGGTTTAGGACGATTATCTATTGGAATTGAAGATTTGGAACAAAAAGAGATAGATGTTTATGGAGATAGTTACTACTATGATATTGACTATATTCCAATAAGACTTTCTGGAAGTGGAAATTGGGGACTTACTTATGGTATTGGTATAAGGCATCAAATCTTAAAAACATCTACTTTTAAACTTTGGATAGAAGGGGAATGGAACTATTTAGAATCAAAGGATATTTATAAAGAGTATACCGAAGGGACAAATTTAGCACCAGATGATTATGAAAAAAAGGGAATATACTCAACAATCTTTGATAAGGGAAAAGTAAATGAATTTAAAGGGAATTTAGGGGTGAGTACAGATATAGGAAAGATGTCGCCTTATGGTGGAATTCTTCTTTCTTATATGAGTACTACATTAAAAGGTAAGTATACGAAATCAAGCTCATTACAAGACCTTGGAGGTCATCCTGATACTCCATATAGTGAAACATATACAAATAACCTAAAGTACAAATCAAAACCAGATGATGGGTACACATCTTTATTTGTAGGAACTAATTATAATCTGACTTCTAATTCAGGTTTCAAAGTAGAGGTAAGAGTGGGTGCAGAGAAGATTATAACAACTTCTTTCTTCCTAACACTTAAATAAAATTGGTTTTTTCAGAAATCAGTATTATCAGATTATCAGGGTCAAACCTTAAGTGAGTGTTGACAAAAGGTATAATTTCAGGTATGAGCTATCTCTTTAGATGACAAGTAGTTAGAGATAGCAGATAGAAAAGTAGGTTTGGGGTCAATTAGAACGGAACTTCCCCTCAAAGATGGACCATAAAATGGTGCTAACCTTTTAATAATCAAGGGGATAGGCAAGTTTTAGACCTTAAAAGCGTGCATACGAATATTTTTTAAAAAAATTTTATTATT
This region includes:
- a CDS encoding RHS repeat-associated core domain-containing protein, encoding MNVECTFNESFCPTNIPDTRAPNNMIGVFWRDLDPSEEGKISYEDLGDRFVVSWQDVPLYGRTEKETFQAILHYDGRIVFQYKSLQGVDEYIKVGIENSQGRNGVAIPLASIRDGKAYELNLIVTKIESPPAQKVTITSRTSYVYGNGQLTARLQEEPLGSPVKPYYYHNDHLGSARVISDKDGKVVEQIFYYPFGGGGPVGGPTFTGKELDDSGLFYFGARYYDPALGRFISPDPVQVPGDNLYVYCANNPLRYVDPDGEWFIPFLITVFKVYSAASTIYNIYEGYKYGGLEGALQAGMVSAACWMITSGIDFGNELWQDMAEGALGGAISGGISAAVYGGDFGKAMYQGAAWGAAGGAFGHWLEKKWEAYQSELYEEASNEYIGSLPKWAADFGGEGGYSGSIVASDAMGILIKTDNGYQLLWTPKGKELMRDHAMGMIGGGYGGTIRNITQRGNFLKSSINKSGSWMKQWLSKGKVPPGYQVDHIKPLSIGGKDIPENMRLKLKMDHIRRHIHYRPWIK